From a single Hypomesus transpacificus isolate Combined female chromosome 14, fHypTra1, whole genome shotgun sequence genomic region:
- the isl2a gene encoding insulin gene enhancer protein isl-2a: protein MVDIILNSSFLGDMGDHSKKKSGIAMCVGCGGQIHDQYILRVSPDLEWHAACLKCTECSQYLDETCTCFVRDGKTYCKRDYVRLYGIKCAKCNIGFCSSDLVMRARANVYHMECFRCSVCSRHLLPGDEFSLRDEELLCRADHGLLMERASAGSPLSPGNIHARSLHLSEPVSVRQPTHRNHVHKQSEKTTRVRTVLNEKQLHTLRTCYNANPRPDALMKEQLVEMTGLSPRVIRVWFQNKRCKDKKRSILMKQLQQQQHIDKTNLQGLTGTPLVAGSPIRHENTVQGNPVEVQTYQPPWKALSEFALQSDLDQPPFQQLVSFSESGSIGNSSGSDVTSLSSQLPDTPNSMVPSPVDT from the exons ATGGTGGATATTATCTTAAATTCTTCTTTCTTGGGTGATATGGGGGATCATTCCAAAA AGAAGTCTGGAATCGCAATGTGTGTGGGCTGTGGAGGTCAGATACACGACCAATACATTCTGAGAGTCTCCCCGGACCTCGAGTGGCACGCTGCGTGTCTGAAGTGCACGGAATGCAGTCAGTACCTGGATGAGACGTGCACTTGCTTCGTCCGAGATGGCAAGACATACTGCAAAAGAGATTATGTAAG ATTATATGGGATTAAATGTGCAAAATGTAACATTGGCTTCTGCAGCAGCGATCTGGTGATGAGAGCTCGAGCCAACGTGTACCACATGGAGTGTTTTAGGTGCTCGGTGTGCAGCAGACATCTCCTACCGGGGGATGAATTCTCTTTGCGGGACGAGGAGCTGTTGTGTCGGGCAGATCACGGTTTACTGATGGAGCGGGCCTCGGCAGGAAGCCCTCTTAGCCCGGGAAATATTCACGCGAGGTCCCTTCATTTATCAG AACCAGTGTCAGTTCGACAGCCAACTCATCGAAACCACGTTCATAAACAGTCTGAGAAAACCACTCGCGTACGAACAGTTTTGAACGAAAAGCAGCTCCACACCCTTCGGACATGTTACAATGCTAACCCCAGACCAGACGCACTAATGAAAGAACAATTGGTGGAGATGACCGGTCTAAGCCCGAGGGTTATTCGAGTTTGGTTCCAAAACAAACGTTGCAAAGATAAGAAGAGATCTATACTAATGAAAcaacttcaacaacaacaacacattgaCAAGACA AATCTTCAAGGGCTTACGGGTACGCCTTTGGTGGCAGGCAGTCCAATTCGACACGAAAACACCGTGCAAGGGAACCCAGTTGAGGTGCAGACTTACCAGCCGCCGTGGAAGGCATTGAGCGAGTTTGCTCTGCAGAGTGACCTGGACCAGCCCCCTTTTCAGCAGCTA GTGTCTTTTTCTGAGTCGGGATCTATTGGTAATTCTTCGGGCAGTGACGTGACCTCTTTGTCGTCGCAGTTGCCAGACACCCCGAACAGCATGGTACCGAGTCCGGTTGACACGTGA
- the etfa gene encoding electron transfer flavoprotein subunit alpha, mitochondrial translates to MHRAINKTHLRQLTGLLQRFQSTLVVVEHNNDTLTPITLSAITAAHKLGGEVSCLVAGTNCAKVVEDIAKVHGVKKVLVAQHDAYKGFLPEELTPLILATQLQFSFTHICAGASAFGKNLLPRVAAKLDVAPISDIIEIKTPDTFVRTIYAGNALCTIKCNEKVKVFTVRGTSFEPAAMEGGSASTEEVSASSSAGLSEWIEQSLTKSDRPELAGAKVVVSGGRGLKSGDNFQLLFDLADQMNAAVGASRAAVDAGYVPNDMQVGQTGKIVAPELYIAVGISGAIQHLAGMKDSKTIVAINKDPEAPIFQVADYGLVADLFKAVPEMTAALQK, encoded by the exons ATGCACAGAGCTatcaacaaaacacatttaagaCAGTTG ACAGGTCTCCTCCAAAGGTTTCAAAGCACCTTGGTAGTGGTAgagcacaacaatgacacacTGACGCCCATCACATTGAGTGCCATCACAGCAGCCCATAaactgggaggagaggtgtcCTGCTTGGTCGCTGGAACAAACTGTGCAAAG GTTGTGGAAGACATCGCAAAAGTCCACGGGGTAAAGAAGGTTCTAGTGGCTCAACATGATGCTTACAAGGGCTTTTTGCCAG AGGAGTTAACTCCACTTATCCTGGCAACACAGCTGCAGTTCAGCTTCACCCATATCTGTGCTGGGGCATCTGCCTTTGGGAAA AACCTGCTGCCAAGAGTGGCTGCCAAGTTGGACGTCGCTCCAATTTCAGATATAATTGAGATCAAAACCCCAGACACCTTTGTCAGAACTATATATGCTG GCAACGCTCTCTGCACCATCAAGTGTAATGAGAAAGTTAAGGTCTTCACCGTCAGAGGAACATCTTTTGAGCCAGCTGCAATGGAAGGAGGCAGTGCCTCCACTGAAGAAG TTTCAGCATCCTCTTCCGCTGGGTTATCAGAGTGGATTGAGCAGAGCTTGACCAAGAGTGACCGTCCAGAGCTGGCCGGCGCTAAAGTTGTGGTGTCTGGAG GAAGGGGTCTAAAGAGTGGAGACAACTTCCAGCTGCTGTTTGACCTTGCTGATCAAATGAATGCTGCTG TGGGTGCTTCCAGAGCTGCTGTGGATGCTGGTTATGTCCCTAATGATATGCAGGTTGGACAGACTGGCAAGATTGTTGCACCT GAATTGTACATCGCCGTTGGTATATCTGGAGCCATCCAACATCTCGCAGGAATGAAGGATAGTAAG ACTATTGTTGCCATCAACAAGGATCCAGAGGCACCCATTTTCCAGGTGGCTGACTACGGCTTGGTGGCAGACCTTTTCAAG GCTGTCCCTGAGATGACTGCAGCATTGCAGAAATGA
- the tmem266 gene encoding transmembrane protein 266 isoform X1 — protein sequence MSNPQGPPQAGASELEVISQQAEEDNQCMAPVQLVSFTYRDLPLAALDISLAGSQLISNLDEEDNREGSNWLKPCCGRRAALWQVCLLSAAFNWFLVACVLLVVLLLALELLIDTKLLQFNNAFQFASIIHWISLVILSLFFTETVFRIVVLGIWDYIENKVEVFDGAVIVLSLAPMVASTVANGPSSPWDAISLIITLRIWRVKRIIDAYVLQVKMEMDLEIQQYEKSKAVREEHLERLTQICQEQAFEIRQLRAHLAQQDLDLVAEREAAMQIHHVWGKQSSSFQEVTGLGPGGPEHHGQAKAREAGVNADRIVQDDMNNYISQYYSEPSSDIGIPNPANRVITTTAIDVHLPNNPSQLASSLVSADAVPSSRLQRTVSSVSEVSTMASHSGSSISGRQASLSSHTLGSTTDCSSTVREASTSTDYSGQRCYPPPYCSPLALGSSQPRGAPSAVVQELLYSLSEDSCLTQKGLDPVNLKLPSPAGSTKTSPELEHRLNIYNKRNQERAGLHTKPLIHLQSRAPLLEEKCRLMESAESAVRCLPET from the exons ATGAGCAACCCCCA gggCCCCCCCCAGGCTGGAGCCTCAGAGCTGGAGGTGATCTCCCAGCAGGCGGAGGAGGACAACCAGTGTATGGCCCCCGTCCAGCTGGTCAGCTTCACCTATAGAGACCTGCCCCTGGCCGCCTTGGACATCTCCCTGGCGGGATCCCAGCTCATCTCCAACCTAGACGAGGAGGACAACAGAGAAGG GTCGAACTGGCTGAAGCCATGCTGTGGGCGGAGAGCTGCCCTGTGGCAGGTGTGTCTGCTCAGTGCAGCCTTCAACTGGTTCCTGGTGGCCTGCGTCctcctggtggtgctgctgctggctctggAGCTACTCATCGACACCAAGCTGCTTCagt TTAACAATGCGTTCCAGTTTGCCAGCATTATCCACTGGATCAGCCTGGTTATCCTGTCTCTGTTCTTCACTGAG actGTGTTCAGAATTGTGGTGCTGGGGATATGGGATTACATAGAGAACAAAGTGGAG gTCTTTGACGGTGCAGTCATTGTGCTGTCCCTGGCTCCCATGGTGGCGTCCACAGTGGCCAATGGCCCCAGCAGCCCTTGGGATGCCATCAGCCTCATCATCACGCTGCGGATCTGGAGGGTCAAGAGGATCATTGACG CCTATGTACTGCAGGTAAAGATGGAGATGGACCTGGAGATCCAGCAGTATGAGAAGTCCAAAGCAGTGAGAGAGGAGCACCTAGAACGTCTCACCCAGATTTGCCAGGAGCAGGCC TTTGAAATCCGTCAGCTGAGGGCCCACCTGGCCCAGCAGGACCTGGACCTGGTAGCGGAGCGGGAGGCGGCCATGCAGATCCACCACGTGTGGGGCAAGCAGAGCAGCAGCTTCCAGGAGGTGACCGGCTTGGGCCCTGGAGGCCCGGAACACCATGGCCAGGCTAAGGCCAGAGAAGCAGGGGTCAATGCAG ACCGTATCGTCCAAGATGACATGAACAACTATATCAGCCAATACTACAGTGAGCCAAGCAGTG ACATTGGCATCCCAAACCCAGCTAATCGTGTGATCACCACCACAGCCATCGACGTGCACCTGCCAAACAACCCCAGCCAGCTGGCCTCATCTCTGGTGAGCGCAGACGCCGTCCCCTCCAGCCGCCTGCAGAGGACGGTGAGCTCTGTGAGCGAGGTCTCCACCATGGCGTCTCACTCTGGGAGCAGCATTAGCGGCCGGCAGGCTAGCCTGAGCAGCCACACGCTGGGCTCCACCACCGACTGCAGCTCTACCGTCCGGGAGGCCTCAACCTCCACAGACTACAGCGGCCAGCGCTGCTACCCCCCACCCTACTGCAGCCCCCTGGCCCTGGGGAGCAGCCAGCCTCGGGGAGCCCCGAGCGCTGTGGTGCAGGAGTTGCTCTACTCCCTGTCGGAGGACTCCTGTCTCACCCAGAAGGGCCTGGACCCTGTCAATCTCAAGCTGCCCAGCCCCGCCGGCTCCACCAAGACAAGCCCAGAGCTGGAGCACAGGCTCAACATCTACAACAAGAGGAACCAGGAGAGGGCTGGGCTCCACACCAAGCCCCTCATCCATCTGCAGAGCAGGGCGCCTCTGCTGGAGGAGAAGTGCAGGCTCATGGAGTCAGCAGAATCTGCCGTCCGTTGCCTGCCTGAGACATAG
- the tmem266 gene encoding transmembrane protein 266 isoform X3, with the protein MSNPQSNWLKPCCGRRAALWQVCLLSAAFNWFLVACVLLVVLLLALELLIDTKLLQFNNAFQFASIIHWISLVILSLFFTETVFRIVVLGIWDYIENKVEVFDGAVIVLSLAPMVASTVANGPSSPWDAISLIITLRIWRVKRIIDAYVLQVKMEMDLEIQQYEKSKAVREEHLERLTQICQEQAFEIRQLRAHLAQQDLDLVAEREAAMQIHHVWGKQSSSFQEVTGLGPGGPEHHGQAKAREAGVNADRIVQDDMNNYISQYYSEPSSDIGIPNPANRVITTTAIDVHLPNNPSQLASSLVSADAVPSSRLQRTVSSVSEVSTMASHSGSSISGRQASLSSHTLGSTTDCSSTVREASTSTDYSGQRCYPPPYCSPLALGSSQPRGAPSAVVQELLYSLSEDSCLTQKGLDPVNLKLPSPAGSTKTSPELEHRLNIYNKRNQERAGLHTKPLIHLQSRAPLLEEKCRLMESAESAVRCLPET; encoded by the exons ATGAGCAACCCCCA GTCGAACTGGCTGAAGCCATGCTGTGGGCGGAGAGCTGCCCTGTGGCAGGTGTGTCTGCTCAGTGCAGCCTTCAACTGGTTCCTGGTGGCCTGCGTCctcctggtggtgctgctgctggctctggAGCTACTCATCGACACCAAGCTGCTTCagt TTAACAATGCGTTCCAGTTTGCCAGCATTATCCACTGGATCAGCCTGGTTATCCTGTCTCTGTTCTTCACTGAG actGTGTTCAGAATTGTGGTGCTGGGGATATGGGATTACATAGAGAACAAAGTGGAG gTCTTTGACGGTGCAGTCATTGTGCTGTCCCTGGCTCCCATGGTGGCGTCCACAGTGGCCAATGGCCCCAGCAGCCCTTGGGATGCCATCAGCCTCATCATCACGCTGCGGATCTGGAGGGTCAAGAGGATCATTGACG CCTATGTACTGCAGGTAAAGATGGAGATGGACCTGGAGATCCAGCAGTATGAGAAGTCCAAAGCAGTGAGAGAGGAGCACCTAGAACGTCTCACCCAGATTTGCCAGGAGCAGGCC TTTGAAATCCGTCAGCTGAGGGCCCACCTGGCCCAGCAGGACCTGGACCTGGTAGCGGAGCGGGAGGCGGCCATGCAGATCCACCACGTGTGGGGCAAGCAGAGCAGCAGCTTCCAGGAGGTGACCGGCTTGGGCCCTGGAGGCCCGGAACACCATGGCCAGGCTAAGGCCAGAGAAGCAGGGGTCAATGCAG ACCGTATCGTCCAAGATGACATGAACAACTATATCAGCCAATACTACAGTGAGCCAAGCAGTG ACATTGGCATCCCAAACCCAGCTAATCGTGTGATCACCACCACAGCCATCGACGTGCACCTGCCAAACAACCCCAGCCAGCTGGCCTCATCTCTGGTGAGCGCAGACGCCGTCCCCTCCAGCCGCCTGCAGAGGACGGTGAGCTCTGTGAGCGAGGTCTCCACCATGGCGTCTCACTCTGGGAGCAGCATTAGCGGCCGGCAGGCTAGCCTGAGCAGCCACACGCTGGGCTCCACCACCGACTGCAGCTCTACCGTCCGGGAGGCCTCAACCTCCACAGACTACAGCGGCCAGCGCTGCTACCCCCCACCCTACTGCAGCCCCCTGGCCCTGGGGAGCAGCCAGCCTCGGGGAGCCCCGAGCGCTGTGGTGCAGGAGTTGCTCTACTCCCTGTCGGAGGACTCCTGTCTCACCCAGAAGGGCCTGGACCCTGTCAATCTCAAGCTGCCCAGCCCCGCCGGCTCCACCAAGACAAGCCCAGAGCTGGAGCACAGGCTCAACATCTACAACAAGAGGAACCAGGAGAGGGCTGGGCTCCACACCAAGCCCCTCATCCATCTGCAGAGCAGGGCGCCTCTGCTGGAGGAGAAGTGCAGGCTCATGGAGTCAGCAGAATCTGCCGTCCGTTGCCTGCCTGAGACATAG
- the tmem266 gene encoding transmembrane protein 266 isoform X2 has translation MGPPQAGASELEVISQQAEEDNQCMAPVQLVSFTYRDLPLAALDISLAGSQLISNLDEEDNREGSNWLKPCCGRRAALWQVCLLSAAFNWFLVACVLLVVLLLALELLIDTKLLQFNNAFQFASIIHWISLVILSLFFTETVFRIVVLGIWDYIENKVEVFDGAVIVLSLAPMVASTVANGPSSPWDAISLIITLRIWRVKRIIDAYVLQVKMEMDLEIQQYEKSKAVREEHLERLTQICQEQAFEIRQLRAHLAQQDLDLVAEREAAMQIHHVWGKQSSSFQEVTGLGPGGPEHHGQAKAREAGVNADRIVQDDMNNYISQYYSEPSSDIGIPNPANRVITTTAIDVHLPNNPSQLASSLVSADAVPSSRLQRTVSSVSEVSTMASHSGSSISGRQASLSSHTLGSTTDCSSTVREASTSTDYSGQRCYPPPYCSPLALGSSQPRGAPSAVVQELLYSLSEDSCLTQKGLDPVNLKLPSPAGSTKTSPELEHRLNIYNKRNQERAGLHTKPLIHLQSRAPLLEEKCRLMESAESAVRCLPET, from the exons AT gggCCCCCCCCAGGCTGGAGCCTCAGAGCTGGAGGTGATCTCCCAGCAGGCGGAGGAGGACAACCAGTGTATGGCCCCCGTCCAGCTGGTCAGCTTCACCTATAGAGACCTGCCCCTGGCCGCCTTGGACATCTCCCTGGCGGGATCCCAGCTCATCTCCAACCTAGACGAGGAGGACAACAGAGAAGG GTCGAACTGGCTGAAGCCATGCTGTGGGCGGAGAGCTGCCCTGTGGCAGGTGTGTCTGCTCAGTGCAGCCTTCAACTGGTTCCTGGTGGCCTGCGTCctcctggtggtgctgctgctggctctggAGCTACTCATCGACACCAAGCTGCTTCagt TTAACAATGCGTTCCAGTTTGCCAGCATTATCCACTGGATCAGCCTGGTTATCCTGTCTCTGTTCTTCACTGAG actGTGTTCAGAATTGTGGTGCTGGGGATATGGGATTACATAGAGAACAAAGTGGAG gTCTTTGACGGTGCAGTCATTGTGCTGTCCCTGGCTCCCATGGTGGCGTCCACAGTGGCCAATGGCCCCAGCAGCCCTTGGGATGCCATCAGCCTCATCATCACGCTGCGGATCTGGAGGGTCAAGAGGATCATTGACG CCTATGTACTGCAGGTAAAGATGGAGATGGACCTGGAGATCCAGCAGTATGAGAAGTCCAAAGCAGTGAGAGAGGAGCACCTAGAACGTCTCACCCAGATTTGCCAGGAGCAGGCC TTTGAAATCCGTCAGCTGAGGGCCCACCTGGCCCAGCAGGACCTGGACCTGGTAGCGGAGCGGGAGGCGGCCATGCAGATCCACCACGTGTGGGGCAAGCAGAGCAGCAGCTTCCAGGAGGTGACCGGCTTGGGCCCTGGAGGCCCGGAACACCATGGCCAGGCTAAGGCCAGAGAAGCAGGGGTCAATGCAG ACCGTATCGTCCAAGATGACATGAACAACTATATCAGCCAATACTACAGTGAGCCAAGCAGTG ACATTGGCATCCCAAACCCAGCTAATCGTGTGATCACCACCACAGCCATCGACGTGCACCTGCCAAACAACCCCAGCCAGCTGGCCTCATCTCTGGTGAGCGCAGACGCCGTCCCCTCCAGCCGCCTGCAGAGGACGGTGAGCTCTGTGAGCGAGGTCTCCACCATGGCGTCTCACTCTGGGAGCAGCATTAGCGGCCGGCAGGCTAGCCTGAGCAGCCACACGCTGGGCTCCACCACCGACTGCAGCTCTACCGTCCGGGAGGCCTCAACCTCCACAGACTACAGCGGCCAGCGCTGCTACCCCCCACCCTACTGCAGCCCCCTGGCCCTGGGGAGCAGCCAGCCTCGGGGAGCCCCGAGCGCTGTGGTGCAGGAGTTGCTCTACTCCCTGTCGGAGGACTCCTGTCTCACCCAGAAGGGCCTGGACCCTGTCAATCTCAAGCTGCCCAGCCCCGCCGGCTCCACCAAGACAAGCCCAGAGCTGGAGCACAGGCTCAACATCTACAACAAGAGGAACCAGGAGAGGGCTGGGCTCCACACCAAGCCCCTCATCCATCTGCAGAGCAGGGCGCCTCTGCTGGAGGAGAAGTGCAGGCTCATGGAGTCAGCAGAATCTGCCGTCCGTTGCCTGCCTGAGACATAG